The following coding sequences are from one Pigmentibacter sp. JX0631 window:
- a CDS encoding SAM-dependent methyltransferase: MQNQSSSIYHVSDTALWIAAYRAMESKRKDSIFEDPLAILLAGERGNQMAKKMKSTSLMAWVVAIRTSVIDRLILKTIESQNIDTVINLGSGLDTRPYRLNFLSNINWFEIDFPNMINYKKEVLVNAKPKCSLNHIELDLSNIEGRRNIFSSLNSSAKNVLLISEGFISYLKEDDVSLLSQDLISNSNFNYWIQDCYTLNMYKVFPKRWKKNMNSSPFQFFPKDWFDFFTKQGWNKNEFISFLAEGNKLGRLTPMPFPFNVFNFLLSNLSHNPFENLYGAVLFSKNNILPIN, from the coding sequence ATGCAAAATCAATCATCAAGTATTTACCATGTCTCAGATACAGCATTGTGGATTGCTGCTTATCGAGCAATGGAATCTAAAAGAAAAGATTCAATTTTTGAAGATCCTTTAGCAATACTGCTTGCAGGAGAACGTGGTAATCAAATGGCGAAAAAAATGAAATCAACTTCACTTATGGCTTGGGTTGTTGCTATTAGAACGAGTGTTATTGATAGACTAATTTTGAAAACTATAGAAAGTCAAAATATTGATACTGTTATCAATTTAGGATCAGGATTAGATACAAGACCTTATCGTTTAAATTTTTTATCAAATATAAATTGGTTTGAAATTGATTTTCCAAATATGATTAATTATAAAAAAGAAGTTTTAGTAAATGCTAAACCTAAATGTTCTTTAAACCATATAGAACTTGATCTCTCTAATATAGAGGGTAGAAGAAATATTTTTTCTTCTTTAAATTCATCTGCGAAAAATGTATTACTAATTTCTGAAGGTTTTATTTCTTATTTAAAAGAAGATGATGTTTCTTTATTATCACAAGATCTAATAAGTAATTCAAATTTTAATTACTGGATACAAGATTGCTATACATTAAATATGTATAAAGTTTTTCCAAAGAGATGGAAAAAGAATATGAACAGTTCTCCTTTTCAATTTTTTCCTAAAGATTGGTTTGATTTTTTTACAAAACAGGGATGGAATAAAAATGAATTTATTTCCTTTTTAGCTGAAGGAAATAAATTGGGACGTTTAACTCCAATGCCTTTTCCTTTTAATGTATTTAATTTTTTGTTATCTAATTTATCACATAATCCATTTGAAAATTTATATGGAGCAGTTCTTTTTTCAAAGAACAATATTTTACCAATTAATTAA
- a CDS encoding thioesterase domain-containing protein: protein MLLKLKSAISGNKIYLICFHHAGGNAYSIYPMIKYLKNIPELEILSYEFKGRGKRSNENLCDSFSDNLKEVINCLDMELDKVSPRIFLGHSMGGIFAYEYLKQNINEAIQYGLIISSKLPPIFQYLQKIYFPAMEDNDFFNLITEFGGIEPEVLDNKELINYFFPILRNDFNLIYNYEQHISDRSIVKINADILVIYGLNDKFITSNDIKMWQNYSNLNCKILPLSGEHFYFKDNQNISLLEKEIIQFFKIPRIVI, encoded by the coding sequence ATGTTATTAAAGCTTAAATCGGCAATTAGTGGTAATAAAATTTATCTTATATGTTTTCATCATGCAGGGGGTAATGCTTATTCGATTTATCCCATGATAAAGTATTTAAAAAATATCCCTGAGCTTGAAATATTGTCGTATGAATTTAAAGGAAGAGGTAAAAGATCTAATGAAAATCTATGTGATAGTTTCTCAGATAATCTAAAAGAAGTAATAAACTGTTTAGATATGGAATTAGACAAAGTATCTCCAAGAATTTTTTTGGGGCATAGTATGGGTGGTATATTTGCATATGAATATCTCAAGCAAAATATAAACGAAGCAATACAGTATGGGCTTATCATTTCATCTAAGCTACCCCCTATTTTTCAATATTTACAAAAAATATATTTCCCAGCTATGGAAGATAACGATTTTTTTAATTTAATTACTGAATTTGGTGGAATTGAGCCAGAAGTTTTAGATAACAAAGAATTAATAAATTATTTCTTTCCCATACTTAGAAATGACTTTAACTTGATATATAATTATGAACAACACATTAGTGATCGAAGTATTGTAAAAATTAATGCAGATATTCTGGTTATATATGGATTAAATGATAAATTTATTACTTCCAATGATATTAAAATGTGGCAAAATTATTCTAATTTAAATTGTAAAATTTTGCCATTAAGTGGTGAGCATTTTTATTTTAAAGATAATCAAAATATTTCTTTATTAGAAAAAGAAATAATACAATTTTTTAAAATTCCTAGGATAGTAATTTAA
- a CDS encoding LD-carboxypeptidase, protein MILNKIIKPKSLKLGATAGIFTSSSPAHIWFKEKYFHALEQLKTNGFEIYEGHLTRQFISQGYRTAPPKERAQEFMELIENPKVDFLIATIGGYNSSSLLPYLNFEKIAEAKKIISGYSDITSLHMGILTQANLSTFYGPAVIPTFGEWPEGFSDSIASFKNLSSESKLNNYKIKPFKYWSNHFRNALNLEWKTGERKYNSNNGGKILNNGYAEAPIIIANLNTLCALAGTKYFPDLKGKILLIEEEQAPFPEEERSLTHLKFLGVFDKIVGLIIGKPEVLENKNAPFTYEDLILEIVGKRNYPIISQFDCGHTHPSHTLAQMLNVKIEAENENFNFEILEAAVCD, encoded by the coding sequence ATGATTCTTAACAAAATTATTAAACCAAAATCTTTGAAATTAGGCGCTACAGCAGGAATATTTACTTCATCTTCACCAGCCCATATTTGGTTTAAGGAAAAATATTTTCATGCTTTGGAACAACTCAAAACAAATGGATTTGAAATTTATGAAGGACATCTAACAAGACAGTTTATTTCCCAGGGATATAGAACAGCTCCTCCTAAAGAACGTGCGCAAGAATTCATGGAACTGATTGAAAATCCCAAAGTAGATTTCTTAATTGCTACAATAGGAGGTTATAATTCTTCTTCCTTGTTACCCTATCTTAATTTCGAAAAAATTGCCGAAGCTAAAAAAATAATTTCAGGTTATAGCGACATCACTTCACTCCACATGGGGATATTAACTCAAGCGAATTTATCTACATTTTATGGTCCCGCAGTGATCCCTACATTTGGTGAATGGCCCGAAGGATTTTCTGATTCAATTGCCTCTTTTAAAAATTTATCTTCTGAAAGCAAATTAAATAATTATAAAATAAAACCTTTTAAATATTGGAGCAATCATTTTCGCAATGCATTAAATTTAGAATGGAAAACCGGTGAAAGGAAATACAATTCAAATAATGGTGGAAAAATTTTAAATAATGGTTACGCTGAAGCTCCAATAATTATTGCTAATTTAAATACATTATGTGCACTTGCAGGAACAAAATATTTTCCTGATTTAAAAGGAAAAATATTACTAATTGAAGAAGAACAAGCCCCTTTTCCCGAAGAAGAACGCTCATTAACACATTTAAAATTTTTGGGTGTATTCGATAAAATTGTCGGTCTAATCATCGGCAAACCAGAGGTTTTAGAAAATAAAAATGCTCCGTTCACTTATGAAGATCTTATATTGGAGATTGTAGGTAAACGCAACTACCCTATAATAAGCCAATTTGATTGTGGGCATACGCATCCGTCACACACATTAGCGCAAATGCTCAATGTGAAAATTGAAGCAGAAAATGAAAATTTTAATTTTGAGATTTTAGAAGCTGCGGTATGCGACTAA
- the metE gene encoding 5-methyltetrahydropteroyltriglutamate--homocysteine S-methyltransferase, with translation MSVSLANLGFPRIGDNRELKKALENFWQRKISESELNVVAYKIKLNNWFLQKELGINYIPSNDFTFYDHVLDMAILLGAIPKKFLVIENPLDRYFAMARGFQNSDKNIDLVALEMTKWFDTNYHYIVPELDEFQTFKLNATKIMHDFLDAKSLGINTRPVIIGPFSFLLLAKFSDSKIEKSTLTLLDNIVPIYEELFSALTQIGVDWIQIDEPCLSCDLDYTKLQYFEKAYHKLTAIISRPKIMLTTYFSSVEVHFDLFAKINLDGIHLDLIRAEEQLELALTKIPTNVILSLGIIDGRNIWKGNLNHAYSILTYVITKRNSQNIILAPSCSLLHSPINLNYEEKLDLKIKKWLSFAVQKLEELSLLKNVFLTKNLDLLKENVEILANRNNSSLNSQIISLEEQTKIKDNFFNRNSPHEVREKIQKEKLKLPDYPTTTIGSFPQTEQVRKARANWRNGNLSSENYNHFMQQEIQKCLNKQEEIGLDVLVHGEFERNDMVEFFAENLNGFAFTTNGWVQSFGSRCVKPPIIYGDVSRKSALTVEWTTYAQSLTHKPLKGMLTGPVTILQWSFCREDQPKSETCFQIALALREEILELEKLGIKIIQVDEPAIREGLPLQSKDWPNYLSWAVQAFKLATSGVKDETQIHTHMCYSSFGDILPAIIALDADVISIEMSRSQLELFSDFSKISYPNEIGPGVYDIHSPRIPSKEEIVSLLKKAAHIFAKNKIWVNPDCGLKTRSWNEVEPALKNMVSAAKELRCNDS, from the coding sequence ATGTCAGTTTCGTTAGCAAATTTAGGTTTTCCCCGCATTGGAGATAATAGAGAATTAAAAAAAGCGTTGGAAAATTTTTGGCAAAGAAAAATAAGTGAATCAGAGTTAAATGTCGTTGCCTATAAAATTAAACTTAATAATTGGTTTTTACAAAAAGAATTAGGGATAAATTACATCCCAAGCAACGACTTTACTTTTTATGATCATGTTTTAGATATGGCTATTTTATTAGGAGCAATCCCAAAAAAATTTCTAGTGATTGAAAATCCTCTTGATAGATACTTTGCAATGGCAAGAGGTTTCCAAAATAGTGACAAAAATATTGATTTAGTAGCACTTGAAATGACAAAATGGTTTGATACAAATTATCACTATATTGTTCCTGAATTAGACGAATTTCAAACCTTTAAATTAAATGCAACTAAAATAATGCATGATTTTCTAGATGCAAAATCTTTAGGAATAAATACACGCCCAGTAATAATTGGCCCATTTTCTTTTTTATTGTTAGCAAAATTTTCAGATAGTAAAATCGAAAAATCTACTTTGACACTTCTCGACAATATTGTACCAATTTATGAAGAACTTTTTTCAGCACTTACCCAAATTGGAGTTGATTGGATCCAAATAGATGAACCTTGTCTTAGTTGTGATCTTGACTACACCAAATTGCAATATTTTGAAAAAGCATACCATAAATTAACAGCAATAATATCAAGACCTAAAATTATGTTAACTACTTATTTTTCTTCTGTCGAAGTACATTTTGATTTATTTGCAAAAATAAATCTCGATGGAATTCATCTTGATTTAATACGAGCAGAAGAACAACTCGAACTCGCATTAACAAAAATTCCTACAAATGTAATACTATCCCTTGGAATAATTGATGGACGAAATATATGGAAAGGTAATTTAAATCATGCTTACTCAATTTTAACTTATGTAATTACAAAAAGAAATTCACAAAATATTATACTAGCTCCATCTTGTTCTTTGCTTCATTCACCAATTAACTTGAACTATGAAGAAAAGTTAGATTTAAAAATAAAAAAATGGTTATCTTTTGCCGTTCAAAAACTAGAAGAACTAAGTCTATTAAAAAATGTATTTCTGACAAAAAATTTAGATTTACTAAAAGAAAATGTTGAAATTTTAGCAAATAGAAATAACTCTAGTCTAAACTCCCAAATAATATCATTAGAAGAACAAACAAAAATAAAAGATAATTTCTTTAACAGAAATTCTCCCCATGAAGTACGAGAAAAAATTCAAAAAGAAAAGTTAAAATTGCCTGACTATCCAACAACTACAATTGGTTCTTTTCCACAAACAGAACAAGTTAGAAAAGCTCGAGCTAACTGGCGGAATGGAAATTTATCAAGTGAAAATTATAATCACTTTATGCAACAGGAAATTCAAAAATGTCTAAATAAACAAGAAGAAATAGGACTTGATGTTTTAGTTCATGGAGAATTTGAGCGAAATGACATGGTCGAGTTTTTTGCAGAAAATTTAAATGGTTTTGCCTTTACAACAAATGGTTGGGTGCAAAGTTTTGGCTCACGCTGCGTGAAGCCACCAATTATTTATGGCGATGTCTCCAGAAAATCAGCTTTAACAGTCGAATGGACAACTTATGCGCAATCATTGACTCACAAACCCTTAAAAGGAATGCTAACAGGACCTGTAACAATCCTTCAATGGTCATTTTGCAGAGAAGATCAACCAAAAAGTGAAACGTGCTTTCAAATTGCACTCGCTTTACGTGAAGAAATTCTTGAACTAGAAAAGTTAGGGATTAAAATTATTCAAGTCGATGAGCCAGCCATTCGCGAAGGATTACCTTTGCAAAGTAAAGATTGGCCAAATTATTTATCTTGGGCAGTTCAAGCTTTTAAGTTAGCCACTAGTGGAGTAAAAGATGAAACACAAATTCACACCCATATGTGTTATTCTAGTTTTGGCGATATCCTACCTGCTATCATAGCACTGGATGCAGATGTCATTTCAATTGAAATGTCTCGTTCACAACTAGAACTTTTTTCTGATTTTTCTAAAATTAGTTATCCAAATGAAATTGGGCCTGGGGTTTATGATATTCATTCACCAAGAATTCCAAGCAAAGAAGAAATTGTTTCTTTATTGAAAAAAGCTGCACATATTTTTGCGAAAAATAAAATTTGGGTAAATCCAGATTGTGGTTTAAAAACAAGATCATGGAATGAGGTTGAACCTGCCTTAAAAAATATGGTCTCTGCTGCTAAGGAATTACGTTGCAATGATTCTTAA
- a CDS encoding fatty acid desaturase family protein: MLKDNIRDITDAIKFISQENKIYDLKNLENTSNLFSIFFITYIWLSIFAAWYLVAYKSFYFFPLAIIIFGIQQRTMRNILHDASHYSLFKNQYINDLAANLFAGYSFFENIKYFRKSHLEHHKFLGIQEKDPDFVSIELLDPTNQKNSLSIFITALKSKRWIVSSYLGNLFIFSFSEIIRAFTWWIFLSIVIIFCFSLQSFFIFLILWFSAKLTIYHCLKVFMEISDHAGLPLNGIIKGTRNHPDKITKFIFFPFGDNYHLTHHLFPKIQTYKLEKMHKILLNWPNYSNACNPKNYIKGNNSVLKSWIDYRFKYFEESN, encoded by the coding sequence ATGTTAAAAGATAATATTCGTGATATTACAGATGCTATAAAATTCATATCACAAGAAAATAAGATATATGATTTAAAGAATTTAGAAAACACATCAAATTTGTTTAGTATATTTTTCATTACTTATATTTGGTTAAGTATTTTTGCTGCATGGTATTTAGTTGCTTATAAAAGTTTCTATTTTTTCCCATTAGCAATTATTATTTTTGGAATTCAACAAAGAACAATGAGAAATATACTACATGATGCATCACATTATAGTCTATTTAAAAATCAATATATCAATGACTTAGCAGCTAATTTATTTGCAGGCTATTCATTTTTTGAAAATATTAAGTACTTTCGCAAATCACATTTAGAACACCACAAATTTTTAGGTATACAAGAAAAAGATCCTGATTTTGTTAGTATAGAGTTACTTGATCCCACAAACCAAAAAAATAGTCTTTCTATTTTTATAACAGCACTAAAAAGTAAACGTTGGATAGTAAGTTCCTATCTTGGAAATTTATTTATATTTTCTTTCAGTGAAATTATAAGAGCTTTTACATGGTGGATTTTTTTAAGCATAGTAATAATTTTTTGTTTTTCTTTACAAAGCTTTTTTATTTTTTTAATCCTTTGGTTTAGTGCAAAATTAACCATATATCATTGTCTTAAAGTATTCATGGAAATTTCAGATCATGCAGGACTACCACTAAATGGAATTATAAAAGGAACAAGAAACCATCCTGATAAAATTACAAAGTTTATTTTTTTCCCATTTGGAGATAATTATCATTTAACTCATCATTTATTTCCAAAAATTCAAACTTATAAATTAGAAAAAATGCATAAAATTCTTTTAAACTGGCCAAATTATTCAAATGCATGTAATCCAAAAAACTATATAAAAGGAAATAATTCAGTACTAAAAAGTTGGATCGATTATAGATTTAAATACTTTGAAGAAAGTAATTAA